From the Vibrio vulnificus CMCP6 genome, one window contains:
- a CDS encoding ribosome recycling factor family protein: protein MKAKPVNEQLVVIALPSLIHRIGGETTKHLKSVAADHGCELKRVRRSRHWQIAGEALALQAFYDQVRRLEENSASYLVKKMQLALASHSEKLEPLEDKLQRLVMENPAITLAELMSQTHCSLSQARSARFSAEGL from the coding sequence ATGAAAGCTAAGCCCGTGAATGAACAACTCGTGGTGATTGCTTTGCCGTCCTTGATTCATCGTATTGGTGGGGAGACGACAAAGCACTTGAAAAGCGTGGCGGCGGATCATGGTTGTGAACTTAAGCGCGTTCGTCGATCTCGCCATTGGCAAATTGCTGGCGAAGCCTTAGCACTTCAGGCGTTTTATGACCAAGTAAGGCGCTTGGAAGAAAACTCGGCCAGCTATTTAGTCAAAAAAATGCAATTGGCGTTGGCTTCACACAGTGAGAAGCTGGAGCCACTGGAAGACAAATTACAGCGTTTGGTGATGGAAAATCCGGCGATTACCTTGGCGGAGTTGATGTCGCAAACGCACTGCAGCTTATCACAAGCAAGGAGTGCACGTTTTTCTGCTGAGGGTTTGTAA
- a CDS encoding ion transporter, which produces MFVLSKGSISLKSLDRLSSYVVISSLLVFFTQHLYENHIFQYIDICVLIYFSLEFFLRVHVLSWKKYFQSPSCQFDFFLLVVSLVAIPISNIDSVIYLRVFRLISVIRVFKIVPNGSQVLSGLARAIKSSKAVLILLFCLLCFFSLIGFILFSSSVPEYFSTPLTSLNTVFEIFTIENWGALPDSIDKTTHPLLHASVNAFTIIVLVSGGFIAVSLANAVFVDELVSDNNDDIKREILELRRENREIKQLLTEINKKIG; this is translated from the coding sequence ATGTTTGTATTATCAAAAGGATCGATATCTTTAAAAAGCTTAGATCGACTCTCATCGTATGTCGTGATCAGTTCACTGCTGGTGTTTTTTACGCAGCACCTGTACGAAAACCACATATTTCAGTACATCGACATTTGTGTTTTGATCTATTTTTCGCTGGAATTTTTCTTGAGAGTACACGTGCTGTCGTGGAAAAAATATTTTCAGTCTCCATCCTGTCAGTTTGACTTTTTTTTGCTGGTTGTCAGCCTAGTTGCCATACCCATATCCAATATCGATAGTGTGATATATTTACGAGTGTTCAGGTTAATCTCGGTTATCCGCGTATTCAAGATCGTTCCAAACGGTTCACAAGTTCTGAGTGGATTAGCTCGGGCGATCAAAAGCTCCAAAGCGGTGTTGATCCTGCTTTTCTGCCTGCTGTGCTTCTTTTCACTTATTGGATTTATCCTGTTTTCCTCCAGCGTTCCCGAATATTTCAGTACTCCATTAACATCACTCAACACGGTCTTTGAGATATTTACCATTGAAAACTGGGGCGCATTGCCGGACTCTATCGATAAAACTACCCATCCCCTGCTGCACGCAAGCGTCAATGCCTTTACCATCATCGTCCTGGTCAGCGGAGGCTTTATTGCGGTCTCTCTGGCGAATGCCGTGTTCGTTGATGAACTGGTCAGTGACAACAATGATGATATCAAGCGGGAGATTCTTGAACTAAGACGAGAAAATCGTGAGATTAAACAGCTACTTACGGAGATAAACAAAAAGATTGGATAA
- a CDS encoding RNA methyltransferase: MTTEPTVIIGLHNPKSPTNVGAVMRAAGCYNAAQVRYNGTRYSRAARFQTDTQNSHERIDLLEMEDLTASLDGDVEIVCVELVVGATALPHFAHPEKAIYLFGPEDGSLPQEVVDKAHHVVYIPTHGCMNLAATVNVVMYDRLAKTLDSIDDHAQVIANRDNKNRLRVKESCD; encoded by the coding sequence ATGACAACTGAGCCAACAGTCATAATTGGACTACACAATCCCAAAAGCCCCACCAATGTCGGCGCAGTGATGCGCGCGGCAGGTTGCTATAACGCCGCTCAGGTGCGCTACAACGGCACCCGTTATAGCCGAGCAGCTAGGTTTCAGACCGATACACAAAATAGTCATGAGCGGATTGATTTACTGGAGATGGAAGACCTCACCGCCAGCCTTGACGGCGATGTCGAGATCGTTTGTGTCGAGTTGGTGGTCGGCGCCACTGCACTGCCGCATTTCGCCCATCCTGAAAAAGCCATTTATCTGTTTGGCCCGGAAGATGGTTCACTGCCGCAAGAGGTGGTCGACAAAGCACATCATGTTGTTTATATCCCCACTCACGGCTGCATGAATCTCGCCGCAACAGTCAATGTGGTGATGTACGATCGCTTAGCAAAAACACTCGACTCGATAGACGACCACGCACAAGTCATCGCTAATCGCGATAACAAAAACCGTTTGCGAGTTAAAGAGAGCTGCGATTAG
- the catB gene encoding type B chloramphenicol O-acetyltransferase, translating into MNYFDSPFSGKPIQEQITNPNIIVGRHSYYSGYYHGHGFDDCVRYLNPERNDVDKLIIGSFCSVGSGAVFMMAGNQGHRTDWVSTFPFFYQQNPNFSEAKDGFVRAGDTRIGHDVWIGSEAMIMPGVTIGDGAIIASRAVVTKDVAPYEVVGSNPAKHIKFRFSPQEIEMLQEMQWWQWSDEQLGQCMALMCSADIEGLYLWWKQSQ; encoded by the coding sequence ATGAATTACTTTGACAGTCCATTTTCGGGTAAGCCTATCCAAGAGCAAATTACCAATCCTAATATCATCGTTGGACGGCATAGCTACTACTCTGGCTATTATCATGGCCACGGTTTTGATGATTGCGTGCGTTACCTAAATCCAGAGCGAAATGATGTGGACAAGCTGATTATCGGTAGCTTTTGCTCAGTTGGCTCAGGCGCGGTGTTCATGATGGCAGGAAACCAAGGCCATAGAACGGATTGGGTCAGCACTTTTCCTTTCTTCTACCAACAAAATCCTAACTTTTCAGAAGCGAAAGATGGCTTTGTAAGAGCTGGGGATACGCGCATTGGTCACGATGTATGGATTGGCTCGGAAGCGATGATCATGCCAGGTGTGACGATTGGAGATGGCGCGATAATCGCCAGTCGCGCGGTGGTGACCAAAGATGTGGCACCTTATGAGGTAGTGGGTTCAAACCCTGCTAAACACATCAAATTTCGTTTTTCTCCCCAAGAGATTGAGATGCTGCAAGAAATGCAATGGTGGCAATGGTCAGATGAACAGCTTGGCCAATGCATGGCCTTGATGTGCTCGGCAGATATTGAAGGTTTGTATTTGTGGTGGAAGCAAAGCCAATAA
- the rnk gene encoding nucleoside diphosphate kinase regulator, protein MSNTESICVSTLDMDRISALLEKMANLSPELEKLENELDRANVLAPQQMPDNIVTMNSTVRFTFVGSDKVMEKTLVYPDQVRNPDDVSIFAPVGSALLGLSVGQQLTWPMPGGAEKTIEILEVTYQPERMGEFHL, encoded by the coding sequence ATGTCCAACACTGAATCGATCTGCGTATCAACGCTAGACATGGATCGTATTAGCGCACTTCTTGAAAAGATGGCGAACTTATCACCAGAATTGGAGAAGCTGGAAAATGAGTTAGATAGAGCCAACGTGCTCGCACCACAACAGATGCCCGACAACATCGTTACCATGAACTCAACGGTGCGTTTTACGTTTGTCGGCAGTGACAAAGTCATGGAGAAAACATTAGTCTACCCAGACCAAGTTCGTAACCCCGATGACGTTTCTATTTTTGCCCCAGTTGGCAGCGCGTTGCTTGGCCTTTCTGTCGGCCAGCAGCTCACATGGCCAATGCCCGGCGGCGCAGAAAAAACCATCGAAATTCTCGAAGTGACTTACCAACCAGAGCGCATGGGCGAATTTCATTTGTAA
- a CDS encoding helix-turn-helix transcriptional regulator, with protein MKKKSSLNESLNLALEILKRIPKSRYITVKELHSQLAEVGIERDIRTLQRIMETLSEQFNLDRNDKSKPYGYKLTQANAVLSLPTLSAQESLLFHLAREYLAGLLPSKVLAAMSGFFYEADYQLNPASPNKKERNWLKKVRVVSENQPLLAPHLDEEVLRIISQGLYEDRWLSLEYTNSKNEPKKATVMPLGIAQQGNRLYLVCRFEGYTNERTLAIHRVSIAHLSTFIFDRPVDFDLAKYDADGRFGFGEGQQCRLQFCITKSDGYFLRETPLSKDQQVVERDDSLHISASVIDSLYLKKWLNSFGDNIWDIELQPMASVS; from the coding sequence ATGAAAAAAAAGTCATCTCTGAATGAATCTCTGAACTTGGCCCTTGAGATCCTTAAACGCATTCCCAAGTCTAGGTATATCACGGTTAAAGAGCTGCATAGTCAGTTGGCTGAGGTAGGCATTGAACGCGATATCCGAACTTTACAGAGGATCATGGAAACCTTATCAGAGCAGTTTAACCTTGACCGCAATGACAAAAGCAAACCTTATGGATATAAGCTGACCCAAGCCAACGCGGTACTCAGTCTGCCGACCCTCTCGGCCCAGGAGTCCCTGCTGTTTCACTTGGCTCGGGAATACCTGGCGGGCCTTTTGCCGAGCAAAGTGTTGGCTGCCATGAGCGGGTTCTTTTATGAGGCGGACTACCAGCTTAATCCGGCCTCACCTAACAAAAAAGAGCGAAACTGGCTGAAGAAGGTTAGAGTTGTAAGTGAAAACCAGCCTCTGCTCGCCCCGCATCTGGACGAAGAAGTACTCAGGATCATCAGCCAGGGTCTGTACGAAGACCGGTGGTTGAGCCTTGAATACACCAACAGCAAAAACGAACCGAAAAAAGCGACCGTTATGCCACTTGGTATCGCGCAGCAGGGTAACAGACTTTACCTAGTCTGTCGTTTCGAAGGTTACACGAATGAGCGAACTTTGGCCATCCATCGGGTGAGCATCGCGCACTTGTCCACCTTCATCTTTGACCGCCCGGTGGATTTTGACCTGGCAAAATACGATGCGGATGGAAGGTTTGGCTTTGGCGAAGGTCAGCAGTGTCGACTGCAGTTCTGTATCACCAAGTCAGATGGTTACTTTCTGCGCGAAACACCGCTGTCAAAGGACCAGCAAGTCGTTGAGCGTGATGATTCGCTGCACATTAGCGCGAGTGTGATTGATTCGCTTTACCTGAAAAAGTGGCTAAACAGCTTCGGCGACAATATTTGGGATATCGAGCTCCAGCCGATGGCATCGGTCTCCTGA
- a CDS encoding sphingomyelin phosphodiesterase: MKITQWSLILTGLIAMPALADTDVYLTNNSDQPLTIQVKHDGSDLLKYGDEWQQHVQTLGPWETKSVLSFNRWEGVKTNHTYRFETVVSNPKGESISLNQVMRGHWYNSSIQYGVSAADVNLSLKDDRNVHRSPTWAFGEREVELAFKSSATARYDDLHYTITPSKVYEVADDNDQHLKIMTYNIWALPAIASHIGERFELIPDYVKGYDVLALQEVFANGRDAFLRELAKEYPYQTKMLDKDGFNIYDGGVIIVSRYPIVNQAQFVFPDCTGTDCFADKGVNYAEVIKGGEAYHVFATHTASYDTDTARDYRQRQFKQMRALAQSLKIPANETVVYSGDFNVNKRKFPSDYQQMIANLSAIEPHYSGYTESTFDPRINNFAGEPLSGGENVEYLDYVMVSNEYAVKGDNNNHVDIPRSTAESLWKHYNLSDHFPVSTVIKP; encoded by the coding sequence ATGAAAATAACGCAGTGGAGTCTGATCCTTACAGGCTTAATCGCAATGCCTGCTCTGGCAGATACCGACGTTTACCTAACGAACAACTCTGATCAACCGTTAACCATCCAAGTCAAACACGATGGCAGCGACTTACTCAAATATGGTGATGAATGGCAACAGCATGTGCAAACTCTTGGCCCTTGGGAGACCAAATCGGTTCTTAGTTTTAACCGCTGGGAAGGAGTGAAAACCAATCATACCTACCGCTTTGAAACCGTGGTCTCTAACCCGAAAGGCGAAAGTATTTCCCTCAATCAGGTAATGAGGGGGCACTGGTACAACTCTTCGATTCAATATGGGGTTAGCGCAGCCGACGTTAATTTGTCTCTTAAAGATGACCGCAATGTCCATCGCTCACCAACTTGGGCGTTTGGGGAACGTGAAGTGGAGTTGGCGTTTAAATCCTCCGCCACCGCTCGTTATGACGATCTTCACTACACCATCACACCAAGCAAGGTCTACGAGGTGGCCGATGACAACGATCAGCATCTTAAGATCATGACATACAACATCTGGGCTCTGCCTGCGATTGCATCCCATATTGGTGAGCGTTTTGAGCTCATCCCAGACTATGTTAAAGGCTATGATGTGCTCGCATTACAAGAGGTTTTTGCCAATGGCCGCGATGCTTTTTTGCGTGAACTGGCCAAAGAGTACCCTTATCAAACCAAAATGTTGGATAAGGATGGCTTTAACATTTATGACGGTGGCGTGATCATTGTCAGCCGCTATCCGATTGTGAATCAGGCGCAGTTTGTTTTTCCTGATTGCACAGGTACCGATTGTTTTGCCGATAAAGGGGTAAATTACGCTGAAGTGATTAAAGGCGGTGAAGCCTATCATGTGTTTGCCACACATACCGCGTCATACGATACCGATACTGCGCGCGACTACCGCCAGCGTCAGTTCAAACAGATGCGCGCCCTCGCTCAGTCATTAAAGATTCCGGCCAATGAGACCGTGGTATACAGCGGCGACTTCAACGTCAATAAGCGTAAGTTCCCAAGTGACTATCAACAGATGATCGCCAACTTAAGCGCGATTGAACCGCACTACTCAGGCTACACCGAATCAACATTTGATCCTCGTATCAACAATTTTGCAGGCGAGCCTCTCTCTGGTGGCGAGAACGTGGAATATCTCGACTACGTGATGGTGAGTAACGAGTACGCAGTGAAAGGCGATAACAACAACCATGTAGACATCCCCCGCTCAACGGCAGAAAGCTTATGGAAACACTATAACCTTTCAGACCACTTCCCAGTTTCTACCGTGATCAAGCCATGA
- a CDS encoding DNA repair ATPase has translation MASKHDFEIESFSSSELVERLEGCSPLQACKVLLDVELHDQRDSLEVLQSIEEQVADSQAGIGESLVKPILLNVCDGLVSHPKLKLSKKGLTASRLVNELQSFSYDASASMAVDHRLDKQRLDEHTRKQRDDKGPYKGKRKIVEDTDKLDDYLDRRIKNNRRIESELEVNEQGQKRYLYRRSDALNQAKKEQGSNYSKSEINVDHQVPLKHAFEEYGQSKAISLDDLKMALNQDANFKNISGKLNTSKGDKSWSEYQQWVENKRGRLEDKQRAGTLSKSELQELNDLPTKKTLDNALEAEKTAKAAIESDLNKVVANKLKTDHGIGKKLAKEAYSQAKDELEEKGIGELIILIIKPIFFELRDILQHGVLSGLETDSKLDAIGLRFKRAYRYITANLKHIGFDVIKDALKNFVKYLINAVVNLFVGMLKRALKIISEGFNAMIQAVKILFSDSTPAQKADAITKLLATTVVTYVSFTFEQVISPYVDMIPVVGEHLKEATSIMVSGIGSTLVVWLLDQADIFSTKAELRTKRVKEVFEMRIQQIKDNTDAFEEASIAKLAQDKLQFRSLTEHLSRAIDDDSNVNSDVEVIADFMKIDLKIRSSDDFMALLENNNTLEIA, from the coding sequence ATGGCAAGCAAGCACGATTTTGAGATCGAGTCATTCTCCAGTAGCGAGCTAGTTGAGCGGCTTGAGGGCTGCTCGCCACTGCAGGCCTGCAAAGTGTTGCTCGATGTCGAATTGCACGATCAGCGAGACAGCCTAGAAGTGTTACAGAGCATTGAGGAGCAAGTAGCTGACAGTCAAGCGGGCATCGGCGAGTCACTGGTTAAGCCGATCCTGCTGAACGTGTGTGACGGCCTGGTCAGCCACCCGAAACTCAAGTTGTCAAAAAAGGGGCTTACAGCCTCCCGGTTGGTGAATGAGTTACAGAGTTTCAGTTATGATGCGTCGGCGAGCATGGCGGTCGATCATCGGCTCGATAAACAACGTCTGGACGAGCATACGCGAAAGCAGCGAGACGATAAGGGGCCATACAAAGGTAAGCGGAAGATAGTCGAAGATACCGATAAGCTCGATGACTACCTGGACAGACGTATCAAAAATAACCGGCGCATCGAAAGTGAGCTTGAAGTCAATGAACAGGGGCAGAAACGCTATTTATACCGGCGAAGCGATGCGCTCAACCAGGCGAAAAAAGAGCAGGGGAGCAACTATTCCAAAAGTGAGATTAATGTTGATCACCAAGTTCCGCTGAAACATGCTTTTGAGGAGTATGGTCAGAGTAAAGCAATTTCGCTCGATGATCTAAAAATGGCGCTCAACCAGGACGCGAATTTTAAGAATATTTCCGGAAAGCTTAACACGTCAAAAGGAGATAAATCCTGGAGTGAATACCAGCAATGGGTCGAGAACAAGCGAGGCCGGCTTGAGGATAAGCAAAGAGCGGGGACCCTATCCAAGTCGGAGCTGCAGGAGTTAAATGACCTGCCGACGAAAAAAACGCTGGATAATGCCCTGGAGGCGGAAAAAACAGCCAAGGCGGCGATCGAAAGTGATCTGAACAAAGTGGTGGCCAACAAGTTAAAAACAGATCATGGCATAGGAAAAAAGCTGGCGAAGGAAGCCTACAGTCAGGCGAAAGATGAGCTGGAAGAAAAGGGGATTGGTGAGCTCATCATTCTCATCATTAAGCCCATTTTCTTTGAGCTGCGAGACATTTTACAACATGGCGTGCTTTCCGGGCTTGAGACCGATTCCAAGTTAGATGCGATAGGTCTACGGTTTAAGAGAGCGTATCGTTACATCACGGCGAACCTGAAACACATCGGGTTTGATGTTATCAAGGACGCACTGAAAAACTTTGTAAAGTACCTGATCAATGCGGTTGTTAACCTGTTTGTTGGAATGTTAAAACGGGCGCTGAAGATCATTTCTGAAGGATTCAATGCCATGATTCAGGCGGTCAAGATCTTGTTCAGTGACAGCACTCCAGCTCAAAAAGCCGATGCGATTACCAAGTTGCTTGCCACGACCGTGGTTACCTATGTGAGTTTCACCTTTGAGCAGGTGATATCACCGTATGTCGACATGATCCCTGTGGTGGGTGAGCATCTCAAAGAGGCGACCAGCATCATGGTGTCAGGGATTGGTTCAACCTTGGTGGTTTGGCTGCTTGATCAGGCCGATATTTTTTCAACCAAGGCCGAGTTGCGCACTAAGCGGGTAAAAGAAGTTTTTGAGATGAGAATTCAGCAAATCAAAGACAACACGGATGCGTTTGAAGAGGCGTCGATAGCCAAGCTGGCCCAAGATAAACTACAGTTTCGTTCGCTGACTGAACATCTATCAAGAGCCATTGATGATGACAGTAACGTCAACTCTGACGTTGAAGTGATAGCCGATTTCATGAAAATCGATCTTAAAATCAGATCCAGCGATGATTTTATGGCCCTGCTAGAAAACAATAATACGCTGGAAATCGCATAA
- a CDS encoding GNAT family N-acetyltransferase — translation MKIDFTAGPLGEGKQRQLSAGFESHSETQLAPPYQKERFNWTVEDEQGNLIAVLTADLLWDWLYIDELWVDEACRGTGMGKKLMAQAEEYAKQHSLSGLWLWTQSWQAPQFYQSLGFEEFTRFDDFPAGHSRIGLRKSLAKRS, via the coding sequence ATGAAGATTGATTTTACGGCAGGTCCTTTAGGTGAGGGTAAGCAGCGTCAACTCAGTGCTGGGTTTGAATCTCACAGTGAAACGCAATTGGCACCGCCTTACCAAAAAGAACGTTTTAATTGGACTGTGGAGGATGAGCAGGGCAACCTCATCGCTGTGTTAACGGCAGACTTACTCTGGGATTGGCTCTACATTGATGAGCTTTGGGTTGATGAGGCATGCCGAGGTACGGGAATGGGCAAAAAGCTGATGGCTCAAGCAGAGGAGTACGCGAAACAACATTCGTTATCTGGTTTGTGGCTCTGGACACAAAGTTGGCAGGCTCCACAGTTTTATCAAAGCTTGGGGTTTGAAGAATTCACGCGCTTTGATGATTTCCCAGCAGGGCATAGCCGAATTGGTTTAAGGAAGTCTTTGGCAAAGCGCTCATAA
- a CDS encoding GNAT family N-acetyltransferase yields MALLCETERLIIRHFELSDSDFIIQLLNQASFIRYIADKNVRTTEDAIQYLTNGPIASYQHYGFGLSMVVLKACGTPVGMCGVLKRPELEHPDLGYAFLEKHWRQGYAEEAAKAVLADAFERYQLEQILAVTLPDNQASNGLLQKLGFSQLGTKELYGMENNLYGIVG; encoded by the coding sequence ATGGCACTATTGTGTGAAACCGAGCGTTTGATTATTCGCCATTTTGAGCTTAGTGACAGCGATTTCATCATCCAACTGCTCAACCAAGCGTCGTTTATTCGCTACATTGCTGATAAAAACGTGCGCACCACCGAAGATGCGATTCAATACCTCACCAACGGCCCCATCGCCAGCTACCAACACTACGGCTTTGGTTTAAGCATGGTGGTGCTCAAAGCGTGTGGCACGCCCGTTGGCATGTGTGGCGTGCTAAAACGACCAGAGTTGGAACACCCAGATCTCGGCTACGCGTTTTTAGAAAAACATTGGCGCCAAGGCTATGCAGAAGAAGCCGCCAAAGCAGTATTGGCAGACGCTTTTGAACGGTATCAGTTGGAGCAGATTTTGGCCGTCACGCTACCAGACAACCAAGCCTCCAATGGATTATTGCAAAAACTCGGCTTTAGCCAACTTGGCACTAAAGAACTCTATGGCATGGAGAATAATTTATACGGCATTGTGGGTTAG
- a CDS encoding TerB family tellurite resistance protein encodes MYLSELNIGEKKNFLELAKYAMGLDGEQKAEEQMIYQSFVQECGLTEHTLTKQDNIESVIKVLAKSKGKSKRIILVELFGILLADGEVCIEEEAFMGKLSDALAIDGYEAKKMQRWVSAMNDMVAEGYAMIDKE; translated from the coding sequence ATGTACTTATCCGAACTGAATATTGGCGAGAAGAAGAATTTCCTGGAACTGGCGAAATATGCCATGGGGTTGGACGGTGAGCAGAAGGCCGAAGAGCAGATGATTTATCAGTCGTTCGTGCAGGAATGTGGTCTGACGGAGCATACCCTTACCAAGCAGGACAACATTGAGTCCGTGATCAAAGTGCTGGCAAAATCAAAAGGGAAAAGCAAACGCATCATACTGGTTGAACTGTTCGGGATCCTGTTGGCCGACGGTGAAGTGTGCATCGAGGAAGAGGCGTTTATGGGCAAGCTCAGCGACGCACTAGCGATCGACGGCTATGAAGCGAAGAAGATGCAGCGTTGGGTGAGTGCCATGAACGATATGGTGGCGGAAGGCTACGCCATGATTGATAAGGAATAA